In a genomic window of Thermoproteus tenax Kra 1:
- a CDS encoding type II glyceraldehyde-3-phosphate dehydrogenase, with protein MKVAIVGYGTIGKRVADAVSRQDDMTLVGIYKVTPDYEAVAAAQKGYRVFAPREKADAFKKIGVEVEGDLNDLASRADVIVDATPDGVGAQNKELYVKLGKNAIFQGGEEADVAEVSFNALGNYEKALGKRYIRVVSCNTTSITRVLSSLLLNGYKIRRARVFITRRGADPKEHKKGPINDVVPNPATVPSHHGPDVQTVLEGIDIVTLAVAVPVTIMHMHMAYIELDEAPSKDAVMEALATTPRILLFETKKGYSSLAQIIEWARDIGRPRGDVWEVSVLQDSVTVRGNELYLMYGVHQEAVVVPENIDAIRAMYRLADKWSSIEKTDKSLGIVTHGKKYNR; from the coding sequence ATGAAGGTCGCAATAGTAGGATACGGGACTATAGGAAAGCGTGTGGCTGACGCCGTCTCTAGACAAGATGACATGACTTTAGTCGGAATATATAAGGTGACTCCCGACTACGAGGCCGTCGCTGCCGCTCAAAAGGGTTATAGGGTCTTTGCGCCGCGGGAGAAGGCAGACGCATTCAAGAAGATCGGCGTAGAGGTGGAGGGAGACTTAAACGATCTAGCGTCGAGAGCTGACGTAATAGTAGACGCTACGCCCGATGGAGTAGGCGCGCAGAACAAGGAGCTCTATGTCAAGTTGGGGAAAAACGCAATATTTCAAGGCGGCGAGGAGGCCGATGTAGCTGAGGTCAGCTTCAACGCTCTTGGCAACTATGAGAAGGCTTTGGGCAAAAGATACATCAGAGTGGTCAGTTGCAACACTACATCGATTACGAGGGTGTTGTCCTCGCTCTTGCTCAACGGATATAAGATAAGAAGGGCCAGAGTCTTCATAACGAGGAGGGGCGCCGATCCCAAGGAGCACAAGAAGGGTCCTATAAACGACGTCGTCCCCAACCCTGCCACAGTGCCGAGCCATCACGGGCCAGACGTTCAGACGGTGTTGGAGGGCATAGATATAGTGACGCTCGCCGTAGCTGTACCAGTCACAATAATGCATATGCACATGGCCTACATAGAGTTGGATGAGGCCCCCTCAAAAGACGCCGTGATGGAGGCTTTGGCGACCACTCCGAGGATCCTCTTGTTTGAGACGAAGAAGGGGTACTCGAGCCTGGCCCAGATTATTGAATGGGCCCGCGATATAGGGAGGCCGAGAGGTGATGTGTGGGAGGTCTCCGTGCTACAAGATTCTGTGACGGTGAGAGGCAACGAGCTATATCTAATGTATGGGGTCCACCAAGAGGCCGTAGTCGTGCCTGAGAACATAGACGCTATAAGGGCCATGTACAGACTTGCGGACAAGTGGAGCTCTATAGAAAAAACTGATAAATCGTTGGGCATTGTGACGCATGGAAAGAAATACAATAGATGA
- a CDS encoding phosphoglycerate kinase has translation MLEQVISYVPNIYKCAEPNSTVIVRIDINSPIKNGKILDDFRLRAHARTLRILSDSGARVVVLAHQGRPGQEDFMSLSVHKPLLEKYIGKSIEFIEDVIGPAALGMIEELRGGDILLLENVRILSEELIENPPEKQADTWLVRKLAPKARFFVFDGFAVAHRSQPSVVGFPLVLPSCMGHVMERELSALAEIWRYRKQALLIVGGAKVPESLRAIKETLDRGLVDKVLVGGLVGVVFSAAKEAPNAVVRNGLERQGLLSEVERARGLLERYKDAILLPADFRSTSGSRSFKELDELPGDIGDKAVGEFTDMIRNYEVVIITGPMGKIEDPLFSEGTLQILKAAASRKGIIGGGHTIMAAERAGVIDKLYHVSTGGRAFLMAFSEELPALRALIISAQKFWR, from the coding sequence ATGTTAGAACAAGTTATTTCTTATGTTCCAAATATATATAAATGTGCTGAACCTAATTCGACAGTTATCGTTAGAATAGATATAAATTCTCCTATAAAGAATGGCAAAATATTAGATGATTTTAGGTTAAGAGCTCACGCGAGAACCTTACGTATACTTTCCGATTCAGGGGCCAGAGTCGTGGTCTTGGCCCATCAAGGTAGGCCGGGACAAGAGGATTTCATGAGTTTATCTGTTCACAAACCTCTTCTTGAAAAGTATATAGGAAAAAGTATTGAGTTCATCGAGGACGTCATTGGGCCTGCCGCGTTGGGCATGATAGAGGAATTGAGGGGAGGCGACATACTGTTGTTGGAGAATGTGAGGATTTTGTCCGAGGAACTAATAGAGAATCCCCCTGAGAAACAAGCAGACACGTGGTTGGTGCGGAAGCTAGCTCCGAAGGCCCGCTTTTTTGTTTTCGACGGCTTTGCGGTGGCCCACAGATCTCAGCCCAGCGTTGTGGGATTTCCTTTAGTTCTCCCCTCATGTATGGGCCACGTGATGGAGCGCGAGCTATCGGCTTTGGCTGAAATTTGGCGGTATAGAAAACAGGCGCTGTTAATAGTTGGAGGGGCGAAGGTGCCCGAATCGCTTAGGGCTATAAAAGAGACGCTAGATAGAGGTCTCGTCGATAAAGTGTTGGTGGGCGGACTAGTGGGCGTCGTCTTTTCGGCGGCTAAGGAGGCGCCCAATGCTGTCGTCAGAAACGGATTGGAGAGACAAGGCTTATTATCGGAAGTAGAGAGAGCGAGGGGCCTATTAGAGAGGTACAAGGACGCCATACTGTTACCGGCGGATTTCAGGAGCACATCGGGTAGCCGCAGCTTTAAGGAGCTAGACGAACTACCGGGCGATATAGGCGATAAAGCCGTCGGGGAGTTCACCGATATGATAAGAAACTATGAGGTCGTGATAATCACGGGGCCTATGGGCAAGATAGAAGATCCCCTCTTCTCGGAGGGGACGTTGCAGATACTAAAGGCCGCCGCGAGCAGAAAGGGCATTATAGGAGGCGGTCATACTATAATGGCGGCCGAGAGGGCAGGCGTAATTGATAAGCTGTACCACGTATCAACAGGCGGGCGGGCCTTCCTGATGGCCTTCTCGGAGGAGCTACCGGCTCTTAGAGCCTTAATAATATCTGCTCAGAAGTTCTGGCGATGA
- a CDS encoding nucleotidyltransferase produces the protein MAGFEKYKMALLEVAKALSDSGIDFVLVGSAVLPLVYNIDYEPGDLDIFIVNKSTILDYELFEDIARRHDWDIGSTDHGTIYYEMLVSGEMLKVDLLENILDIYIPPEILEKTIRVKIDDFYIKSIKLEDLLVLKAKIATRDAEEFIAYVARLLADPKYNININKKYIKDIIDLFQEKENIIDRLNKNGIYID, from the coding sequence ATGGCTGGATTCGAAAAATACAAGATGGCCTTATTAGAAGTAGCCAAAGCTTTGTCAGATAGCGGTATTGACTTCGTCCTTGTGGGTTCCGCCGTCCTCCCCCTAGTTTACAATATCGACTATGAGCCCGGTGACCTAGATATTTTTATAGTTAACAAATCGACTATATTAGATTACGAGTTGTTTGAAGATATAGCGCGGAGACACGATTGGGATATAGGGTCGACGGATCATGGAACGATATACTACGAGATGTTGGTATCCGGGGAGATGTTGAAGGTAGACCTATTAGAGAACATATTAGATATATATATTCCTCCTGAGATACTCGAAAAAACTATTAGAGTAAAAATTGATGATTTTTATATAAAGAGTATAAAATTAGAAGATTTATTAGTACTGAAGGCAAAGATAGCTACGAGGGACGCCGAAGAGTTTATAGCATATGTTGCGAGGCTCCTAGCAGATCCTAAATATAATATTAATATTAATAAAAAATATATTAAAGATATAATAGATTTATTCCAAGAAAAAGAAAATATAATTGACAGATTAAATAAAAATGGTATATATATCGATTAG
- a CDS encoding threonine--tRNA ligase, protein MRVLLIHAQYFRWEPKEPALDIRDDPVSGNADNALVAFITVEEGDKPDEAYLAAISRDIVEVAKKVDAQTIVIYPYAHLSPNLAKPYTSREILNKLFDILNGFNQFKVLKAPFGYYKSFEIKCIGHPLSELSRSYSYKPELFSGRPQAQAERAAPDIYLILSPEGEEYNPADYPLDKYPDLKALVDKEVFKRELPGGEPKYIEYVKRFGFEWEPMSDVGHMRYGPDATIMMELVEDYAYQVAKSLGIPIFKIRGTNMFKLSERPIETHAKLFGERLYIVEADTESILRYAACFQQFAMVRDWVVSYRNLPFGMLEVADSYRYEQPGETVLLFRLRRFYMPDLHIFTKDLKQAIEVTYKLHNKIFEEIRKIGRDYVSLYNVTAEFYRGYKDYLIELAKREGKPILLRILPEQKYYWVLNVEFHIIDELGRPREIATFQIDVGNAMRFNIKYIDDENKIRYPVIIHTAILGSVERYLFALFDTAALMEKRGQVPRLPTWISPVQVRIIPINREQLEEALKLADELEGADIRADIDDRNETLSRRIRDAEREWIPYIVVIGHKEVESKTLTVRIRGGTQRQMTHQELISLIKSEIKGYPKRPLYMPRLLSERPTYKQL, encoded by the coding sequence ATGCGCGTGCTCCTGATACATGCCCAATATTTTAGGTGGGAGCCAAAGGAGCCGGCGTTAGATATCAGGGATGACCCTGTCTCAGGCAATGCCGATAATGCCCTCGTTGCGTTTATTACTGTTGAGGAGGGCGATAAGCCCGACGAGGCGTATCTTGCGGCTATCTCAAGAGATATTGTTGAGGTTGCTAAGAAGGTGGACGCTCAAACAATAGTAATATATCCATACGCCCATCTATCGCCCAATTTAGCAAAGCCCTATACCTCAAGAGAAATATTGAATAAGTTATTCGATATATTAAATGGATTTAATCAATTTAAAGTGTTAAAAGCTCCATTTGGATATTATAAATCATTTGAAATAAAATGTATAGGGCATCCTCTTTCTGAGCTCAGCAGATCTTACTCGTACAAGCCGGAGCTTTTCAGCGGAAGGCCGCAAGCTCAAGCCGAGCGCGCAGCTCCTGATATCTATCTTATTCTGTCGCCTGAGGGTGAAGAGTACAATCCAGCCGACTATCCGTTGGATAAATACCCCGATCTAAAAGCTCTGGTAGATAAGGAGGTATTCAAAAGGGAGTTGCCAGGCGGCGAGCCAAAATACATAGAGTATGTAAAACGTTTTGGCTTCGAGTGGGAACCTATGTCCGATGTGGGCCACATGAGATATGGGCCTGATGCCACAATAATGATGGAACTGGTGGAGGACTACGCCTACCAAGTCGCGAAGTCTCTCGGAATACCCATATTCAAGATAAGAGGCACTAATATGTTCAAGCTGAGCGAGAGACCCATTGAGACCCATGCTAAACTATTCGGGGAACGTCTGTACATAGTAGAAGCAGACACTGAATCGATACTCCGCTATGCCGCATGTTTCCAACAGTTTGCCATGGTGAGAGACTGGGTCGTGAGCTACAGGAATCTGCCTTTCGGAATGTTGGAAGTGGCGGACTCGTACCGATACGAACAACCCGGCGAAACTGTTCTCCTGTTTAGACTAAGGAGATTTTATATGCCAGACCTTCATATTTTCACAAAAGATTTAAAACAAGCAATTGAGGTAACCTATAAGTTACATAATAAAATATTTGAAGAAATAAGAAAAATTGGACGAGATTACGTCTCATTATATAACGTAACAGCCGAGTTCTATAGGGGATACAAGGACTATCTAATTGAGTTGGCCAAGCGCGAGGGCAAGCCAATATTGCTGAGGATACTGCCAGAGCAGAAGTACTACTGGGTTCTCAACGTGGAGTTCCACATAATAGACGAGTTGGGACGGCCGAGGGAGATTGCGACCTTCCAGATAGATGTCGGCAACGCGATGAGGTTCAATATCAAATATATAGACGATGAAAATAAGATAAGATATCCTGTAATAATCCATACGGCCATATTGGGCAGCGTTGAGAGATACCTCTTTGCGTTGTTTGATACAGCAGCCCTCATGGAGAAAAGGGGACAGGTGCCGCGGCTTCCGACTTGGATCTCGCCCGTTCAAGTAAGAATAATTCCGATCAATAGAGAGCAACTGGAGGAGGCGCTTAAGCTTGCCGACGAGCTCGAAGGGGCGGATATCAGAGCGGATATCGACGATAGAAACGAGACGCTTTCAAGGAGGATACGCGACGCCGAAAGGGAATGGATACCGTATATTGTCGTCATAGGGCATAAGGAGGTCGAATCTAAGACTCTCACGGTGAGGATAAGAGGCGGCACGCAGCGTCAGATGACGCATCAAGAGCTGATATCGCTTATTAAAAGCGAGATCAAAGGCTATCCCAAGAGGCCGTTATATATGCCGAGATTATTATCGGAGAGACCGACGTATAAACAACTATAG
- the speD gene encoding adenosylmethionine decarboxylase, giving the protein MQEARAKLGSIPVVGKHYYGEAYGIDSGLLSNEDLLKHIVIAAARRANMHVVEVNSWRFKGGDKEGVSVIALVLESHIAVHTWPAYGYATIDVYTCGEHSDPLSAFRYIISQLRPKRYTINYSDRSYKYPL; this is encoded by the coding sequence ATGCAAGAAGCACGAGCAAAGTTGGGAAGCATCCCAGTCGTCGGAAAACACTACTACGGCGAGGCCTATGGAATTGATAGCGGGCTTCTGTCCAATGAAGACCTATTGAAGCACATAGTAATCGCAGCAGCGAGACGTGCCAATATGCATGTGGTCGAGGTAAACAGTTGGAGATTCAAAGGCGGCGACAAAGAGGGCGTCTCTGTGATCGCATTGGTGCTCGAGAGCCATATAGCAGTACACACGTGGCCCGCATACGGCTATGCGACCATTGATGTGTATACATGCGGCGAGCACTCAGATCCTCTGTCCGCTTTTAGATATATAATAAGCCAACTGAGACCAAAACGGTACACCATCAACTACTCAGATAGATCATATAAATATCCCTTATAA
- a CDS encoding zinc metalloprotease HtpX, translating to MILPYFLWFDPVYWITMVIGYVVLMIVASTVAPKLARGLSGRFSLYISMALLALVLTSITALSIWAALYLGGLVTLYEIPLIVIFIVAMNFLTYIISPFIINLFYNAEKDNELQQVVDAVAKRLGLGGRIKAVLVNGPPNAFSYGNFIAGRYVAVSRSLYRMLNRDELEAVVGHELGHHIHRDNLVMTFFGLFPAVVYYLGYSLVWQGILGGRDERGSSGGGLFMLVGIALVVISFIEQLLVLAFSRMREYYADYVGARAAGRWPMQKALAKLHLYYENRDEAAEDLRGSKLKTLFIYAFVQAFGSPLYEVTPDTVERIKRLEVGGIGEVLSDHPPVPKRLRFLDSIEI from the coding sequence ATGATACTGCCCTATTTCCTCTGGTTCGACCCGGTCTATTGGATCACTATGGTAATCGGATACGTGGTTTTAATGATCGTCGCGTCTACTGTGGCCCCCAAGCTTGCGCGAGGGCTTAGTGGCAGGTTTTCTCTCTATATCTCAATGGCGCTGCTGGCCTTGGTCCTCACGTCGATTACTGCGCTATCTATTTGGGCCGCGTTGTATCTGGGGGGTCTCGTTACACTCTATGAGATACCCTTAATTGTTATATTTATTGTAGCGATGAATTTCTTAACATATATAATATCACCCTTTATTATAAATCTTTTCTATAATGCAGAAAAAGACAATGAACTTCAACAAGTAGTGGATGCCGTTGCGAAAAGATTGGGGTTGGGGGGACGCATAAAGGCGGTCCTCGTCAATGGACCTCCTAACGCTTTCTCTTACGGCAACTTTATAGCGGGTAGATATGTCGCAGTCAGCAGATCCTTATATCGCATGTTGAATAGAGACGAGCTCGAGGCTGTCGTGGGGCACGAGTTGGGACATCATATTCACAGAGACAACTTGGTAATGACTTTCTTCGGCCTCTTCCCTGCGGTCGTCTACTATTTGGGATATAGCCTGGTGTGGCAGGGTATACTGGGAGGCAGAGATGAACGGGGAAGTTCCGGCGGAGGGCTTTTCATGTTGGTAGGTATAGCGCTTGTGGTCATATCGTTTATTGAGCAACTGCTTGTATTGGCCTTCAGCAGGATGCGCGAGTACTATGCCGACTATGTGGGGGCCAGAGCGGCAGGCAGATGGCCTATGCAGAAGGCGTTGGCAAAACTCCATCTATACTATGAAAATAGAGATGAGGCGGCTGAGGATCTAAGGGGTAGCAAGCTCAAGACGTTGTTCATATACGCATTTGTGCAAGCCTTTGGGAGTCCCCTTTATGAGGTAACTCCCGATACTGTAGAGAGGATCAAACGCCTTGAGGTCGGCGGCATAGGAGAGGTGTTATCAGATCATCCGCCGGTGCCTAAACGCCTTAGGTTCCTTGATTCTATCGAAATTTAA
- a CDS encoding PadR family transcriptional regulator, which yields MPLRAYMRFKNCIGKGNLWLYTVAIILRDGPLHGYGIISKLRALGFDISNVYGYVLLKRMVADGVLEERELDGKKVYIVSEQGLKYFRIALSDIKNLLKFLEAKND from the coding sequence ATGCCCCTTAGAGCCTATATGAGGTTCAAGAACTGTATCGGTAAGGGCAATCTGTGGCTCTATACTGTTGCAATAATTCTTCGCGATGGCCCGCTACATGGCTACGGCATAATATCTAAGCTGAGAGCGCTCGGCTTCGACATAAGCAATGTGTACGGATACGTCCTTCTGAAAAGGATGGTGGCCGACGGCGTTCTTGAAGAGAGAGAACTAGATGGGAAAAAAGTATATATAGTAAGTGAGCAAGGACTTAAATATTTCAGGATAGCTCTATCTGATATAAAAAATTTATTGAAATTCTTGGAGGCGAAAAACGATTAA
- a CDS encoding inositol-3-phosphate synthase, with the protein MPIRVAIAGVGNCASALVQGVEMYKHKPEVEPFVAFKKVGAYAVSDITFTAAFDIDARKVGRDLAEAIFSPPNNATKVFEPQKLGVIVRAGPLLDGRPEGGLVEKVVEGTVEDVVRELESTNTEVLVNYLPTGARRAAEAYAEASLRARVAFINAMPAPIATNEVWQKRFIEREVPLLGDDTQNQIGATVLHKMLIHLLNLRGVRIFDTYQINVGGTPDFANLMYRRTDKEKTKTAAVKKMADDQDFKAYIAPVAYIPFLNDRKIAHMLIEGAIFGGVPITIRVELDVHDAWNSAAIVTDAIRLAKLALDRHIGGPIYSASAWGFKNPPIHMPPEEAYKAVIEFINGERNN; encoded by the coding sequence ATGCCCATTAGGGTCGCCATAGCTGGAGTGGGCAACTGTGCATCGGCCTTGGTGCAAGGTGTAGAGATGTATAAACATAAGCCTGAGGTAGAGCCCTTTGTTGCCTTCAAAAAAGTGGGGGCCTATGCTGTATCCGATATCACCTTCACGGCAGCATTTGATATAGATGCCCGGAAAGTTGGCAGGGACTTAGCGGAGGCCATCTTCTCGCCTCCCAACAACGCCACTAAAGTCTTCGAGCCCCAGAAGTTAGGAGTTATTGTCAGAGCGGGGCCTCTGCTCGATGGAAGGCCGGAGGGGGGATTGGTAGAGAAAGTAGTGGAGGGCACTGTCGAGGATGTCGTGAGAGAGCTGGAGTCCACAAACACCGAGGTTTTGGTTAACTATCTGCCGACGGGCGCGCGTAGGGCCGCTGAGGCATACGCCGAGGCATCGCTGAGGGCGAGGGTCGCATTTATAAACGCAATGCCGGCGCCCATTGCGACCAACGAAGTGTGGCAGAAGAGGTTTATAGAGAGGGAGGTCCCGCTCTTAGGCGATGACACTCAGAACCAAATAGGCGCCACAGTGCTTCACAAGATGTTGATTCACTTGCTCAACCTGAGAGGCGTCAGAATCTTTGATACATATCAGATAAACGTGGGCGGCACTCCGGATTTTGCCAACTTAATGTATAGGCGCACGGACAAAGAGAAGACTAAGACGGCAGCGGTGAAGAAGATGGCTGACGATCAAGACTTCAAGGCATATATAGCGCCCGTGGCCTATATTCCGTTCTTAAACGATAGAAAAATAGCACATATGCTGATTGAGGGCGCCATATTCGGCGGAGTGCCCATCACCATAAGGGTTGAGCTCGACGTCCACGATGCTTGGAACAGCGCGGCCATAGTCACTGACGCAATAAGACTGGCCAAGCTAGCGCTGGATAGGCACATAGGCGGCCCAATATACAGTGCATCTGCCTGGGGATTTAAAAACCCGCCTATCCACATGCCGCCAGAGGAGGCTTACAAGGCGGTCATAGAGTTCATAAACGGAGAGAGGAATAACTGA
- a CDS encoding carbon-nitrogen hydrolase family protein: MFLAIVQVAKGSSPDKVIDILSTINADVVVLPENWISRVVSEEELAEIFSRMPKFPILVPGAFYVKNNNVVKSKAYVLKNGTVTDFCEKIFPSHAVGESLRVSAGDKLCITEHGWLKVGVLICVDLVYPELARFYSARGVNLLLNPANITRDRVSLWRSLAVARAFENHMYVAFVNNVRAVYPDGREVDGGSSVTSPNGVIVEEMGGEEGFKLAELHKEEVDYAKARRKYVDDVKRLSYSSLRL, translated from the coding sequence ATGTTCTTAGCCATAGTCCAAGTAGCTAAAGGATCCTCGCCCGATAAGGTCATCGACATTTTATCGACGATCAACGCAGACGTCGTGGTTCTGCCCGAGAATTGGATCTCCAGAGTTGTCTCGGAAGAAGAGTTGGCGGAGATCTTCTCGAGGATGCCCAAATTTCCGATATTGGTGCCTGGCGCTTTTTATGTGAAAAATAATAATGTAGTTAAATCTAAGGCTTATGTTTTAAAAAACGGCACTGTGACCGATTTTTGTGAAAAGATATTCCCGAGCCACGCAGTGGGAGAATCGCTTAGAGTGTCGGCGGGCGACAAACTATGTATAACTGAGCACGGATGGCTAAAGGTAGGGGTTCTCATCTGCGTTGACCTCGTATATCCCGAGCTAGCCCGTTTTTATTCTGCGAGGGGAGTCAACCTCCTTCTCAATCCAGCCAATATAACGAGAGACAGAGTATCCCTGTGGAGATCCTTAGCTGTAGCCCGGGCGTTCGAAAACCATATGTATGTCGCCTTCGTTAATAACGTGAGGGCAGTATATCCAGACGGGAGAGAGGTGGACGGAGGAAGCTCCGTTACATCGCCCAACGGTGTAATTGTTGAGGAGATGGGCGGTGAGGAGGGCTTCAAGTTGGCCGAACTGCATAAGGAAGAGGTAGATTATGCAAAGGCCAGGAGGAAGTATGTAGATGACGTAAAAAGGCTCAGTTATTCCTCTCTCCGTTTATGA
- a CDS encoding glycosyltransferase yields MIFLVLLAVGSIFATWHLITTIYSSEQTETSSLEDGEDGVYIVIPSCNDENLGETLPKWLAQKYNNYKVAVVEDCADNGIAETYGLRYVGDLKTSRRIKVYAGEKLLLLVRDGRHGLKGGALNDAIRALIALNPLRNPRYVVFIDSDHEPPDPWFIARAVSAIKRLGADLVQGVQRHLYLGSALDALVSLSHDISGTMLVGRSKLNLMPIFTGSTAIARLEPVTRLWFSEDTVTEDLDLSVRMWLNGYTIAATWSFYTWGRPPRNIKSFFKQQLRWSSGTIRVFTRYFKQVLKSDMPLGRKIDFIFQGTVFATSALYITIVIFIIYKVITGIYFSIYELILMFYLLIVGLTIDLYVEAKHNTPVRPHILPPFIEFATAFVHLAGTLLGLMGREYGWIRTQRKQTNVLSHSPSS; encoded by the coding sequence ATGATTTTCCTTGTGTTATTGGCAGTCGGCTCTATTTTTGCTACCTGGCACTTAATTACAACTATCTATTCTTCGGAACAGACGGAGACGTCCTCGCTTGAGGACGGGGAAGACGGTGTGTATATAGTTATTCCGTCTTGCAACGATGAAAACCTCGGCGAGACTCTGCCCAAATGGCTGGCCCAGAAGTACAACAATTACAAGGTGGCCGTCGTTGAGGATTGTGCTGACAACGGCATAGCCGAGACCTACGGGCTTAGATATGTCGGCGATTTAAAGACATCCAGGCGGATAAAGGTATACGCAGGCGAGAAACTCCTCTTGTTAGTCAGAGATGGACGCCACGGCTTAAAGGGCGGCGCCCTGAACGACGCAATAAGGGCGCTCATCGCGTTGAATCCTCTGAGGAATCCGCGCTATGTGGTGTTCATAGACAGCGATCACGAGCCCCCCGATCCGTGGTTCATAGCTAGAGCCGTATCTGCAATAAAGAGATTGGGCGCCGATCTGGTCCAAGGCGTTCAAAGGCATCTGTATCTGGGGTCCGCGCTTGACGCATTGGTATCGCTTTCACACGATATATCGGGCACAATGTTGGTGGGCAGGAGCAAGCTCAACCTGATGCCGATTTTCACGGGTTCCACCGCGATAGCCAGATTGGAGCCGGTAACTAGGCTGTGGTTCTCTGAGGACACTGTGACAGAGGATCTAGATCTATCGGTCAGAATGTGGCTCAACGGATACACGATAGCGGCTACATGGAGCTTCTATACCTGGGGGCGACCCCCGCGCAACATCAAGTCGTTCTTTAAACAACAGCTAAGATGGTCGTCGGGAACTATAAGGGTTTTCACTAGGTATTTTAAACAAGTACTGAAGAGCGATATGCCGCTCGGCAGAAAGATAGACTTCATCTTCCAAGGTACAGTGTTTGCGACAAGCGCTTTATATATAACAATAGTAATTTTCATTATCTATAAAGTAATAACTGGTATATATTTCTCAATATATGAATTAATACTTATGTTTTATTTATTAATTGTTGGATTAACCATAGATCTGTATGTAGAGGCCAAACACAACACGCCAGTGAGACCGCATATTCTGCCCCCATTTATAGAGTTCGCCACCGCCTTCGTCCACTTGGCGGGCACTTTGTTGGGGCTTATGGGCAGAGAGTACGGATGGATCAGAACTCAGAGAAAACAGACTAATGTTCTTAGCCATAGTCCAAGTAGCTAA